DNA from Petropleomorpha daqingensis:
GGTGAGGGGCAGCGATGGATCTCGGACTGGACGGCCGGGTCGCGGTGGTCACCGGGGCGAGCCGGGGGATCGGGCTGGCCACGACGCGTTGCCTGGTGGAGGCCGGCGTCCGGGTGGTCGCCGGTGCCCACCGCTCCTCCGACGAGCTCGACGCGCTGGCCGAGACCGGATCGGTCGAGGTCGTGCTGGGAGACCTCGCCCAGCCAGAGGCGCCGGCCCGGCTGGTCGCGGCCGCGGGCCCTCGTCTGGACATCCTGGTGAACAACGTGGGCGGCGTGTCCACGCGGGCCGGAGGGTTCCTCGAGATCACCGATGCGCAATGGGAGGCGACGCTGCAGCTGGACCTCATGGCCGCGGTGCGGGCGATCCGGGCGGCACTGCCGCCGATGCTGGCAGCGGGCCGTGGCGTGATCGCGACCGTCGGCTCGGTCAACGCCTTCCTGCCCGACCCGCTCGTGCTGGACTACGGGGCGGCCAAGGCGGCCCTCGTCAACGCACTCAAGGC
Protein-coding regions in this window:
- a CDS encoding SDR family NAD(P)-dependent oxidoreductase — translated: MDLGLDGRVAVVTGASRGIGLATTRCLVEAGVRVVAGAHRSSDELDALAETGSVEVVLGDLAQPEAPARLVAAAGPRLDILVNNVGGVSTRAGGFLEITDAQWEATLQLDLMAAVRAIRAALPPMLAAGRGVIATVGSVNAFLPDPLVLDYGAAKAALVNALKALSKEVGPRGVRVVTVNPGPVATDLWLGGSGVAAQLSATSGRSPQQVAESAVAGSATGRFTTPEEVAQLLVLLASDRAGNVTGAGLTVDGGLSPGL